The proteins below are encoded in one region of Halorhodospira halochloris:
- the lolA gene encoding outer membrane lipoprotein chaperone LolA: protein MFLTQAVPTRTMMVRSLMAFMAAFVIGGAASADMLQGLEDYYDNVKTLQGGFEQQTLDERNRVVDSSSGEFAISRPDRFHWSYAAPFSQEIVADGEKLWIYDVDLDQVTVRNQAEVLGSAPAQLLSGDYDDLTQAFEIEAGDKFVRLTPKEGGQAFDEARIGLRDGYPFALEIDDALGQTTRVELLDVIVDEDIDEQRFIFEPPEGVDVYEADEGEALR from the coding sequence GGCGTTCATGGCGGCCTTTGTGATCGGCGGCGCAGCTTCTGCCGACATGCTCCAAGGGCTCGAGGACTATTACGATAACGTCAAAACCCTCCAGGGTGGTTTTGAGCAGCAGACACTTGATGAGCGCAACAGGGTAGTTGACAGTTCATCAGGAGAGTTTGCTATCTCCCGTCCCGACCGTTTTCACTGGTCATATGCTGCTCCCTTCTCTCAGGAGATTGTTGCCGATGGTGAAAAGCTGTGGATTTACGACGTCGATCTTGATCAGGTGACTGTGCGTAACCAGGCAGAGGTTCTCGGTAGCGCCCCTGCTCAGCTGCTCTCCGGCGATTATGACGACTTGACGCAGGCGTTTGAGATAGAAGCGGGGGATAAATTTGTTCGCCTTACTCCAAAAGAGGGCGGACAGGCCTTTGATGAGGCACGCATAGGGCTGCGTGATGGCTATCCCTTTGCCCTGGAGATTGATGATGCCCTCGGCCAGACCACCAGAGTGGAGCTTCTCGACGTTATTGTTGATGAGGATATAGACGAGCAGCGCTTTATCTTTGAGCCCCCAGAGGGGGTTGATGTCTACGAAGCAGATGAGGGTGAGGCGCTGCGGTGA
- the serS gene encoding serine--tRNA ligase, which produces MIDPKHLRNDPEMVAANLARRGYQFDVAAYKDLEERRRQLQIETQELQNERNQRSKSIGKAKSQGEDIEPLKAQVTALGERLESCKSSLDEVQQQLEQWHLEMPNLLDEQVPDGEDESANREVRRWGGLPAFDFTPRDHVDLGELLGGMDFEVATRIAGSRFVALSGDIARLHRALIQYMLDLHINEHGYREVYVPYLVNVQALIGTGQLPKFEEDQFRVEHDPLLYLAPTAEVPVTNLVQDRILEDSEMPSRFVSHTPCFRAEAGSYGKDTRGMIRQHQFEKVELVQVVRPSESWDALEALTGHAETVLRRLGLPYRVVTLCSGDIGFSAARTYDLEVWLPGQQRYREISSCSNFTDFQARRLKARWRNPETGRPELVHTLNGSGVAAGRCLVAILENYQDADGRVNVPEALVPYMGGKRLLGE; this is translated from the coding sequence ATGATCGATCCGAAGCACCTGCGTAATGATCCTGAGATGGTAGCAGCCAACCTCGCTAGGCGGGGCTACCAGTTCGATGTTGCTGCCTACAAAGATCTCGAAGAGCGTCGCCGTCAGCTACAGATTGAGACGCAGGAGTTGCAAAATGAGCGCAATCAGCGCTCCAAGTCGATCGGCAAAGCCAAGAGCCAGGGCGAGGACATAGAGCCACTCAAGGCCCAGGTCACCGCGCTCGGTGAGCGCCTAGAGAGTTGCAAGAGCAGTCTTGACGAGGTTCAGCAGCAACTTGAGCAGTGGCACCTAGAGATGCCCAATCTGCTCGATGAGCAAGTTCCTGACGGTGAAGATGAGTCGGCCAACCGCGAGGTGCGCAGGTGGGGAGGGTTGCCTGCCTTCGATTTCACTCCGCGTGACCATGTCGATCTGGGCGAGTTGCTCGGCGGTATGGACTTCGAGGTGGCGACACGCATTGCTGGTAGTCGCTTTGTCGCCCTGAGTGGTGACATAGCCCGGCTGCACCGGGCGCTGATCCAGTACATGCTCGATCTGCATATCAATGAGCACGGTTACCGGGAAGTCTATGTGCCTTACCTGGTTAATGTGCAGGCGTTGATTGGCACCGGGCAACTGCCCAAGTTTGAAGAGGATCAGTTTCGGGTTGAGCACGATCCGTTGCTCTATCTCGCCCCCACTGCAGAGGTGCCGGTTACTAACCTAGTACAGGATCGTATTCTTGAAGATAGTGAGATGCCGAGCCGTTTTGTCAGCCATACCCCCTGTTTTCGGGCTGAAGCGGGTAGTTATGGTAAAGATACCCGCGGAATGATCCGCCAGCACCAATTCGAGAAGGTCGAGCTGGTGCAGGTGGTAAGACCGAGCGAATCCTGGGATGCGCTGGAGGCGCTAACCGGTCACGCAGAAACAGTGCTGCGACGTTTAGGCCTGCCGTATAGGGTGGTCACCCTGTGCAGTGGCGATATCGGCTTTTCGGCGGCAAGGACTTACGACTTAGAGGTTTGGCTGCCTGGTCAGCAACGCTATCGTGAGATATCTTCTTGTTCTAATTTCACCGATTTTCAGGCGCGTCGGCTCAAGGCGCGCTGGCGCAACCCTGAAACCGGCAGACCGGAGCTAGTCCATACTCTGAACGGCTCGGGTGTGGCGGCTGGCCGCTGTCTGGTGGCGATACTCGAAAACTACCAGGATGCCGACGGCCGTGTTAATGTCCCAGAGGCACTTGTACCCTATATGGGTGGGAAACGTCTACTGGGTGAGTAA
- a CDS encoding replication-associated recombination protein A, producing MRPQSIDELAGQGHLLADGRALASSVAAGKPHSMILWGPPGSGKTTLARLVASHADALLLNLSAVNAGVKEIRSAMETAGAGRQRGQRTVLFVDEVHRFNKAQQDAFLPYVEDGTVTFVGATTENPSFELNKALLSRSRVYVLRQLDEQALAVLLQRALADSDRGLGQLGLTITESAQQLLLRAADGDARRLLTALEIAADLCPSSCIDEQVIAEAVSGGGVRRFDKGGDDFYDQISALHKSIRGSDPDAGLYWLARMLDSGCDPLYIARRLIRFASEDVGNADPRALQLALDGAEAYERLGSPEGDLALAHAVAYLAAVPKSNRVYIAYQQAVEDVREHGSLEVPVHLRNAPTGLMKELGYGKEYRYAHNEPEAYAAGVQYMPDELAGRRYYEPSDRGLEKRMLERFARLRARDRDS from the coding sequence ATGCGGCCGCAGTCCATAGATGAGCTGGCCGGACAGGGGCACTTACTCGCAGACGGCCGCGCCTTAGCGTCCAGCGTGGCTGCCGGTAAGCCGCACTCAATGATCCTTTGGGGGCCCCCGGGCAGTGGTAAGACTACGTTAGCTAGATTAGTGGCCAGCCACGCCGATGCCTTGCTGTTGAATTTATCGGCAGTTAATGCCGGGGTAAAGGAGATCCGTAGCGCGATGGAGACTGCTGGTGCCGGGCGGCAGCGAGGTCAGCGCACGGTGCTATTCGTTGATGAGGTGCACAGATTCAATAAGGCGCAGCAAGATGCGTTTCTGCCCTATGTCGAGGATGGTACCGTGACCTTTGTCGGTGCTACTACCGAGAATCCATCGTTTGAGCTCAATAAGGCGCTGCTTTCCCGCTCGCGTGTTTACGTCTTGCGTCAGCTTGATGAGCAGGCCCTCGCAGTCCTTTTGCAGCGGGCCTTGGCGGATAGTGATAGGGGTCTCGGACAGCTCGGCCTAACAATAACCGAATCGGCGCAGCAGTTGTTGTTGCGAGCCGCAGACGGTGATGCACGACGGCTGCTCACAGCGCTTGAGATAGCAGCAGATCTTTGTCCTAGCTCGTGTATAGATGAGCAGGTTATTGCCGAAGCCGTCAGTGGTGGTGGGGTGCGCAGATTTGATAAGGGTGGGGACGATTTCTACGACCAGATCTCGGCACTGCATAAATCGATTCGTGGTTCTGATCCGGATGCCGGGCTGTACTGGCTAGCGCGCATGCTCGATAGCGGCTGTGATCCGCTGTATATAGCCCGGCGGTTGATCCGTTTTGCCTCGGAGGATGTGGGTAACGCGGATCCACGCGCGCTGCAGCTCGCCCTTGATGGCGCTGAGGCTTATGAACGCCTCGGTTCGCCGGAAGGTGATCTGGCGCTAGCTCACGCGGTCGCTTACCTGGCCGCGGTGCCGAAGAGCAATCGGGTCTATATCGCCTATCAGCAGGCGGTAGAAGATGTTCGTGAGCACGGTTCGCTGGAGGTGCCGGTGCATCTGCGTAACGCCCCTACTGGGCTAATGAAAGAGCTTGGTTACGGTAAAGAATATCGCTACGCTCATAATGAGCCGGAGGCTTATGCGGCTGGAGTCCAGTATATGCCCGATGAGTTGGCCGGCAGGCGTTATTATGAGCCGAGTGATAGAGGGTTGGAGAAGCGCATGCTAGAGCGTTTCGCGCGACTTCGAGCACGTGATAGGGATAGTTAA
- the thrH gene encoding bifunctional phosphoserine phosphatase/homoserine phosphotransferase ThrH, whose protein sequence is MNIVCLDLEGVLVPEVWVNLADLTGIDAFRATTRDVADYNELMTLRLADMDNHGLGLADIQSVVARLEPLPGARDFLDGLRADYQVIILSDTFYEFARPLMAQLGWPTLFCHSLDVSEQGRINDFNIRLEDHKCETVRALRQLNFRVAAAGDSYNDTRMLGAADCGIFFCPPPEIAEEFPQFTVTHDYVELRRAIDSAFRAE, encoded by the coding sequence TTGAATATAGTCTGTCTTGATCTTGAAGGCGTGCTGGTTCCAGAGGTCTGGGTCAATCTTGCCGATTTAACGGGGATTGACGCTTTTCGCGCTACGACCCGTGATGTCGCCGACTATAACGAGCTCATGACTCTGCGCTTGGCCGATATGGATAACCACGGCCTAGGGCTGGCTGATATTCAATCGGTTGTTGCTCGCCTTGAGCCCCTCCCCGGGGCGCGAGACTTCCTCGACGGCTTGCGTGCCGACTATCAGGTGATAATCCTCTCGGATACCTTCTATGAGTTTGCACGGCCGCTCATGGCTCAGCTCGGATGGCCGACACTATTTTGTCACAGTCTCGATGTCAGCGAGCAGGGGCGTATCAATGACTTCAATATTCGCCTTGAAGACCATAAGTGCGAGACAGTACGTGCCTTGCGCCAGCTTAACTTCAGGGTGGCGGCCGCAGGCGACTCGTATAACGATACGCGCATGCTAGGCGCCGCTGATTGCGGCATCTTCTTCTGTCCGCCGCCAGAGATAGCTGAAGAGTTTCCGCAGTTTACGGTTACTCATGACTATGTCGAGCTCAGGCGGGCCATCGACTCGGCATTTCGTGCTGAGTAG
- the hrpA gene encoding ATP-dependent RNA helicase HrpA yields MSEINLEYDPQLPVVESRDKLLAALSEHQVVIVCGATGSGKSTQLPKMCLELGRGEERRIAHTQPRRIAARSLAARLAQETRTTLGEEIGYKVRFTDQVSQQSRVKLLTDGMLLAEIQSDRDLNQYDTVIIDEAHERSLNIDFLLGYLKQLLPRRPDLQVIVTSATIDPQRFSKHFDEAPVFEVSGRTYPVEVRYRPFEERDGVDLPQAVVDGVAELRREGRGDVLVFLSGEREIRECAAALRKQAPPETEILPLYARLSSAEQQRVFSYGARQRVVLATNVAETSLTVPGIRYVIDSGQARISRYSHRTKVSRLPVEPISQASADQRAGRCGREAPGICIRLYSEDDYQGRPPFTDPEILRTNLAGVILQMKALGLGEIDQFPFVEPPEQRYINDALRLLHELDAVDEKRRLTRCGRRLARIPADPRIARILLAARDFGVEREVLIIAAALSIQDPRERPLEAQEAADEAHARWQHPKSDFLGFLNLWRDYQQHRQTLSRRKLTEWCREHFLAPQRMREWAEIRRQFAEMLREAGQHGAGAGTRKDRIKTVGQASSGRAAQSPDRDSHHDDLEDYFEPIHRALLTGLVSQVARHKEERTWLGARGVKLHIFPGSALAKRKPKWIVAAELVETRRLYARTVAEVRPEWIEAAAQNLVSRSYSEPYWRKRAGQVVAEEQVALYGLILASGRRVNYARIDAQRAREIFIDSALVAGELRTRGNFLRHNQDLIAQVEQLEAKARRRDLLVDREQLAAFYKSRVPEHICDAAAFEKWRRRVERKDPQRLCMSSADVMRADAAQFSAQDYPDHLLINGMQLPLTYQLEPGSEEDGITVTVPLAALQQLTPEPFEWLVPGLLHEKVTALIRGLPKRLRRNFVPAPEYARAVLEALPRGEGSLIDATSRQLQRITGVEIPAGAFDDIELPAHLQISFQVVDRHGRELATGRDLAALRSELASRVSHELAASADTSSAAQVWQRSGIKQWDFAELPEAITLSEGGITFYAYPALCDEGDSVSLTLLESFEAAERASYAGARRLFMLALPQQVRAMRKLEEFKQLRLQYRGLGSDEELREEIVQAAFDRSFLSSGLPRDRESFEQQLAAGRAELMAQAQQLAADIETVLSIYQQLRKELKGLNSPALLESLRDIEEHLRSLVYPGFIANTPAEQLTKLPRFLRALQRRVEKLKVNPTKERDSLRCIRPWHEKIQQRLAQRSDRGVPDPHLEQLRWLLEEYRVSLFAQDIGVQEKVSEKRLQKLWREVV; encoded by the coding sequence TTGAGCGAGATTAATCTGGAGTACGATCCACAGCTTCCGGTTGTTGAGTCACGCGATAAGCTGCTTGCTGCTCTGAGCGAGCACCAGGTAGTGATTGTCTGTGGCGCAACAGGTTCGGGCAAATCTACCCAGCTGCCGAAGATGTGTTTAGAGCTAGGCCGGGGAGAAGAGCGGCGTATAGCCCACACCCAGCCGCGGCGTATTGCTGCCCGCTCGCTGGCCGCGCGTCTAGCGCAGGAGACCCGAACTACTCTTGGCGAGGAGATCGGCTACAAAGTCCGTTTCACCGATCAGGTTAGTCAGCAGAGCAGGGTCAAGCTGCTGACCGACGGTATGCTGCTCGCCGAGATACAGTCGGATCGAGACTTAAATCAGTATGATACGGTTATCATAGATGAGGCCCATGAGCGCAGCCTCAACATCGATTTTTTGCTCGGTTATCTCAAGCAACTCCTGCCTAGGCGTCCCGATCTGCAGGTTATCGTAACCTCAGCGACCATTGATCCGCAGCGCTTTTCGAAACACTTTGACGAGGCCCCTGTGTTTGAAGTCTCAGGGCGCACATATCCGGTAGAGGTGCGCTATCGACCATTCGAGGAGCGCGATGGGGTCGATTTGCCTCAAGCAGTGGTCGACGGCGTAGCTGAACTGCGCCGTGAGGGCAGAGGTGATGTGCTGGTCTTCCTCTCCGGCGAGCGCGAGATCCGCGAGTGCGCCGCGGCACTGCGCAAACAGGCACCGCCGGAGACAGAGATATTACCCCTCTATGCTCGCCTGTCGAGTGCCGAACAGCAGCGGGTCTTCAGCTACGGCGCAAGGCAGCGGGTGGTGCTGGCCACTAATGTCGCTGAAACGTCCCTTACGGTCCCGGGGATTCGCTATGTCATCGATTCCGGGCAGGCGCGCATAAGTCGCTATAGCCACCGCACTAAGGTCTCCCGGCTGCCGGTCGAGCCCATTTCTCAGGCCAGTGCTGATCAGCGGGCCGGGCGCTGCGGTCGCGAGGCCCCGGGGATTTGCATACGCCTGTATAGTGAGGATGACTACCAGGGTCGGCCACCCTTTACCGACCCGGAGATCCTGCGCACCAATCTCGCCGGGGTCATCCTCCAGATGAAGGCCCTGGGGTTGGGTGAAATTGACCAATTCCCCTTCGTCGAGCCGCCGGAGCAGCGTTATATCAACGATGCCTTGCGCCTGTTGCATGAGCTTGACGCGGTCGATGAAAAGCGCCGCCTTACGCGGTGTGGCCGGCGTCTGGCGCGGATACCGGCTGACCCGCGGATTGCTCGGATCCTACTAGCGGCGCGTGACTTCGGGGTCGAGCGCGAGGTTCTGATAATAGCCGCTGCGCTATCGATTCAGGATCCGCGGGAACGTCCCCTGGAGGCACAAGAGGCGGCTGATGAGGCGCATGCCCGTTGGCAGCATCCGAAGAGCGATTTTCTCGGTTTCCTCAACCTGTGGCGAGACTATCAGCAGCACCGTCAAACCTTGTCACGGCGCAAGTTGACTGAGTGGTGCCGTGAGCATTTCCTGGCGCCACAGAGGATGCGCGAGTGGGCCGAAATACGTCGTCAATTCGCCGAGATGTTGCGTGAGGCCGGGCAACATGGTGCTGGAGCAGGTACTCGTAAGGATAGAATCAAGACGGTAGGGCAAGCATCATCAGGCAGAGCAGCACAAAGCCCAGATCGAGACAGTCACCATGATGACTTAGAGGATTACTTTGAGCCGATTCACCGGGCCTTACTAACTGGCCTGGTAAGTCAGGTGGCGCGGCATAAGGAGGAGCGGACTTGGCTCGGGGCGCGCGGGGTTAAGCTGCATATCTTCCCGGGGTCGGCGTTGGCTAAGCGCAAGCCGAAGTGGATCGTAGCTGCCGAGCTGGTTGAGACGCGACGACTCTATGCGCGCACTGTTGCTGAGGTTCGTCCAGAGTGGATAGAGGCTGCGGCGCAAAACCTCGTCTCCCGCAGTTATAGCGAGCCATACTGGCGCAAACGGGCTGGACAGGTGGTGGCTGAGGAGCAGGTGGCGCTGTATGGGCTCATCCTTGCCTCTGGGCGCCGGGTTAACTATGCCCGCATAGATGCGCAGCGTGCCCGCGAGATATTTATCGACTCCGCCTTAGTTGCCGGCGAGTTGCGCACTCGCGGCAATTTTCTGCGCCATAATCAGGATCTAATTGCGCAGGTTGAGCAGCTCGAGGCTAAGGCGCGGCGGCGTGACTTGCTAGTCGATAGGGAGCAACTCGCTGCATTTTATAAATCCCGTGTTCCCGAGCATATTTGCGATGCAGCGGCGTTTGAAAAGTGGCGGCGCCGTGTTGAGCGCAAAGATCCACAGCGCCTATGTATGAGCAGCGCTGATGTTATGCGTGCTGATGCGGCGCAGTTTAGTGCCCAGGACTATCCGGATCATCTGCTAATAAATGGCATGCAACTGCCGTTGACCTATCAGCTTGAACCGGGCAGTGAAGAGGACGGGATTACGGTGACGGTGCCTCTGGCCGCGCTCCAGCAGTTGACCCCGGAGCCATTCGAGTGGCTTGTGCCAGGCCTATTGCACGAGAAGGTTACAGCTCTGATTCGTGGGCTACCTAAGCGTCTGCGGCGCAACTTCGTGCCGGCTCCGGAGTATGCTCGGGCGGTGTTAGAGGCACTGCCCCGGGGCGAGGGCTCGTTAATCGATGCTACCTCGCGGCAGTTACAGCGGATTACCGGGGTTGAGATACCTGCTGGGGCTTTTGATGATATCGAGTTACCGGCGCACCTGCAGATATCCTTTCAAGTCGTAGATCGGCATGGTCGGGAGTTGGCTACAGGGCGCGATCTAGCGGCTCTGCGCAGTGAGTTGGCAAGCCGGGTCAGTCATGAACTGGCAGCAAGCGCGGACACTAGCTCTGCGGCCCAGGTCTGGCAACGCAGTGGCATCAAGCAATGGGACTTTGCCGAGTTGCCCGAGGCGATAACCCTGAGCGAGGGCGGCATAACATTTTATGCCTATCCGGCGCTATGTGATGAAGGTGATTCGGTAAGCCTGACGTTACTCGAATCATTCGAGGCGGCGGAAAGGGCGTCTTACGCTGGGGCCCGGCGCTTGTTCATGCTGGCTTTGCCGCAGCAGGTCAGGGCCATGCGTAAGCTTGAAGAATTTAAGCAGCTGCGTTTGCAGTATCGCGGCTTAGGCAGCGACGAAGAGTTGCGTGAAGAGATTGTTCAAGCGGCATTTGATCGCAGCTTTCTGAGCTCCGGTTTACCCCGTGATAGGGAAAGCTTTGAGCAGCAACTTGCTGCCGGGCGTGCTGAGCTGATGGCGCAGGCGCAGCAGCTGGCGGCTGATATTGAAACAGTCCTCAGTATCTATCAGCAGTTGCGCAAGGAGCTCAAGGGCCTGAATAGTCCGGCCCTATTAGAGAGCTTGCGGGATATAGAAGAGCATCTGCGCAGTCTGGTCTATCCCGGTTTTATTGCCAACACCCCGGCCGAGCAATTGACAAAATTGCCTCGTTTTCTGCGCGCTTTACAGCGCCGGGTCGAGAAGCTGAAAGTCAATCCAACCAAGGAGCGTGACTCGCTGCGCTGCATTCGTCCCTGGCATGAGAAGATTCAACAGCGCCTTGCTCAACGCTCTGATCGTGGTGTCCCTGATCCTCACTTAGAGCAGTTACGCTGGTTGCTCGAGGAGTACCGTGTCTCCCTTTTCGCTCAAGATATCGGGGTTCAGGAGAAGGTTTCGGAGAAGCGGCTGCAAAAGTTATGGCGCGAGGTTGTGTAA
- a CDS encoding metallophosphoesterase family protein produces MRVGIIADTHGFLDPRIAEQLAACDVAVHAGDIGGAEVLCAMQPREEVYAVRGNVDGPQTWPDHEGHMLENLPGQLMLDLPGGQLAVLHGDSYNSSQRHAQLRESLAETRAIACGHSHELVVDDDKYPWILNPGAAGRVRVGDGPSMLILVCDEQHWEVETHRFPPRKYRAISGVNGD; encoded by the coding sequence ATGCGGGTAGGCATAATAGCTGATACACACGGGTTTCTCGATCCGCGCATCGCTGAGCAGCTGGCCGCTTGCGATGTTGCTGTACATGCCGGTGACATAGGTGGTGCCGAAGTTCTGTGTGCCATGCAGCCGCGCGAAGAGGTCTACGCGGTGCGGGGTAACGTCGATGGCCCGCAGACATGGCCAGACCACGAAGGGCACATGCTGGAGAACCTGCCTGGGCAGCTAATGCTCGATCTGCCTGGTGGCCAGCTCGCGGTGCTCCATGGCGATAGCTATAACTCCTCTCAGCGCCACGCTCAGCTTCGGGAGAGCCTTGCTGAGACGCGGGCTATCGCCTGTGGCCACAGCCATGAACTGGTAGTCGATGACGATAAATACCCTTGGATCCTCAATCCTGGTGCTGCAGGAAGAGTGCGCGTGGGTGACGGGCCATCGATGCTAATCCTGGTTTGTGATGAGCAGCATTGGGAGGTTGAAACCCATCGCTTTCCGCCACGTAAGTACCGGGCAATTAGCGGCGTCAACGGTGATTAG